From the Spartobacteria bacterium genome, one window contains:
- the pta gene encoding phosphate acetyltransferase has product MALLDIVIPKAQAADGTLVLPEGNDPRVMAAAAGIAQQNIAKVIVLATPEEQQEAMAKAGVSFDGLDVEVIDYLTDERGETFAAAFQKLRAHKGVDMDAARAAMKKRLFFGNMLVREGQADGLVAGSIASTGDMLRAAFQCIGTAPGIKIASSAFLMDFDKPTTTGESTLCFADCAVNPNPTAEQLVDIAISTAKTYRALMDKQPRVAFLSFSSKGSAKHELVDKVASAAALMQERIKAEKLDIIADGEFQADTAIVKSVAAQKAPASDMKGDANILIFPDLQAGNISYKLVERLGGCKALGPVLQGLAKPVNDLSRGCSVEDIIGVGAITICQSMG; this is encoded by the coding sequence ATGGCACTGTTAGATATTGTCATCCCGAAGGCTCAGGCCGCAGATGGAACCCTTGTTTTACCTGAGGGTAATGACCCTCGCGTCATGGCCGCAGCAGCGGGCATTGCTCAGCAGAACATTGCAAAAGTCATTGTACTGGCCACTCCAGAAGAACAACAAGAGGCCATGGCCAAAGCAGGGGTGTCTTTTGACGGACTGGATGTTGAAGTCATTGATTACCTCACAGATGAGCGTGGGGAGACGTTCGCTGCTGCATTTCAGAAACTTCGTGCACACAAAGGCGTTGATATGGATGCAGCCCGTGCAGCGATGAAGAAACGGTTGTTTTTTGGCAACATGCTGGTGCGTGAAGGTCAGGCTGATGGGCTGGTTGCAGGCAGTATTGCATCGACCGGCGACATGCTGCGCGCCGCCTTTCAGTGCATTGGAACGGCTCCTGGAATCAAAATCGCCAGCAGTGCCTTTCTCATGGATTTCGATAAACCCACGACCACGGGCGAATCAACACTGTGTTTTGCTGACTGTGCAGTGAATCCCAATCCTACAGCAGAACAGCTGGTGGATATCGCTATTTCAACAGCAAAGACCTATCGTGCGCTCATGGATAAACAACCGCGCGTGGCCTTTTTATCCTTTTCATCCAAGGGCAGTGCCAAACACGAACTCGTGGACAAGGTTGCTTCTGCAGCCGCATTGATGCAGGAACGCATTAAAGCCGAAAAGCTGGATATTATTGCGGACGGAGAATTTCAGGCTGATACCGCCATTGTGAAGTCGGTTGCAGCGCAAAAGGCTCCGGCCAGCGACATGAAGGGCGATGCCAATATTTTGATCTTTCCGGATCTGCAGGCCGGCAACATTTCCTACAAGCTGGTCGAAAGACTGGGCGGTTGCAAAGCGCTCGGACCGGTGCTTCAGGGGCTGGCCAAACCGGTGAATGATCTTTCCCGCGGTTGCAGTGTCGAGGATATTATTGGCGTTGGTGCGATTACCATCTGCCAGAGTATGGGATGA
- a CDS encoding glycosyltransferase: MGSVILHLDEIAAGFSEEQIVALSLDYMRQDSDEQKVTGILLAAYRDYQSGHVDAALLTLLKCRFIFGYMPLTAMANIIWLANTPQRRQIAAEQCLSFAMDAAKWTYYDLACEASQAALILDAEARFDIIRCPQQLEFISRIYLAAATTLPQIHVPAPSVDDGRVHVAVIVPNLVDDVVAYTKRVLQLARFSPKNIALHIYVSESLSARKNPQFPYGCIEGTTEISGQKTLQALRNAGIPVTVMPRNMTVTKTAVALAEAIRADGCHRILLQSGMACPIDWLAVRLIRGPLKTGIHIGTSYFGAGLDIMFVDNPINITRETNWDEAIQGKRICLPKGVDTEHCAEAKPLHRADFGIPEDAIVLGTLSNHLEKRLSEAYIKLIIRVMKKHANVWFAPFGRGACARIKEQFANESLSNRFVPCGTSTDVPSALKMLDIFVNEFPVGGSQSVLEAMACGIPVVAMHWGDAHAECAGANMLGAPYGITSRDLAAYQNRLEEWILDESLRRQAGEHLRKRAAQQFDVATYVSALCSMR; the protein is encoded by the coding sequence ATGGGATCAGTGATTCTGCATCTGGATGAAATTGCGGCGGGCTTCAGCGAGGAACAGATCGTTGCGCTCTCCCTTGATTATATGCGGCAGGACAGCGACGAACAGAAGGTGACCGGCATATTGCTGGCGGCCTACCGCGATTACCAATCAGGACACGTGGATGCCGCTCTTTTGACACTGCTGAAATGCCGCTTTATTTTTGGTTATATGCCGCTCACCGCAATGGCCAATATCATCTGGCTGGCCAATACGCCGCAACGACGTCAAATTGCCGCCGAGCAATGCCTGTCCTTCGCCATGGATGCCGCGAAATGGACCTATTACGATCTAGCCTGTGAAGCATCGCAAGCCGCATTGATCCTAGATGCTGAAGCCCGTTTTGACATCATTCGCTGTCCACAGCAACTGGAATTTATTTCCCGGATTTACCTGGCCGCAGCCACAACTCTGCCTCAGATCCATGTGCCTGCCCCTTCTGTTGATGACGGGCGTGTGCATGTGGCAGTGATTGTTCCTAATCTTGTGGACGATGTGGTGGCTTACACCAAACGCGTTTTGCAGCTGGCCCGCTTCTCTCCTAAAAACATTGCGTTGCACATTTACGTATCAGAATCGTTATCCGCTCGTAAAAATCCTCAGTTTCCTTATGGCTGCATCGAAGGGACAACCGAAATATCCGGTCAAAAAACACTGCAAGCACTTCGGAATGCCGGCATTCCCGTTACAGTGATGCCCCGCAACATGACGGTAACCAAAACAGCCGTAGCTCTGGCAGAAGCCATTCGAGCTGACGGCTGTCACAGAATACTGCTGCAGTCAGGAATGGCCTGTCCCATCGACTGGTTAGCCGTTCGACTGATTCGCGGCCCGTTAAAAACCGGAATTCACATTGGCACAAGTTATTTTGGGGCCGGCCTGGACATAATGTTTGTAGATAATCCCATAAACATCACGCGTGAAACCAATTGGGACGAAGCTATTCAGGGTAAACGTATCTGCCTGCCTAAGGGTGTGGACACAGAACACTGCGCAGAGGCGAAGCCGCTGCACCGGGCTGATTTTGGTATTCCAGAAGACGCCATCGTGCTGGGAACACTGAGTAATCACTTAGAAAAGCGATTGAGCGAGGCCTATATAAAACTCATCATTCGTGTCATGAAAAAACACGCTAACGTATGGTTTGCCCCATTCGGACGCGGAGCATGCGCCCGGATCAAAGAACAGTTTGCCAATGAATCCCTATCAAACCGGTTTGTGCCCTGCGGCACATCTACCGACGTCCCGTCCGCATTGAAAATGCTCGACATCTTTGTCAACGAGTTCCCTGTGGGCGGGTCACAGAGCGTGCTGGAAGCCATGGCCTGCGGGATTCCCGTCGTAGCCATGCATTGGGGCGACGCACACGCCGAATGTGCCGGTGCCAATATGCTGGGTGCCCCCTATGGCATCACATCACGAGATCTCGCCGCCTATCAAAACCGGCTGGAAGAATGGATTCTCGATGAATCCTTGCGCAGGCAGGCAGGAGAACATCTTCGCAAGAGGGCGGCTCAACAATTTGATGTCGCGACCTACGTTTCCGCTCTTTGCAGTATGCGCTAA
- a CDS encoding isoleucine--tRNA ligase, translated as MLDAVSNKVDFPKMEKDVLSFWEQDEIFKKSLEQRVGCEEFLFYDGPPFATGMPHYGHLLAGTIKDIVPRYQTMRGKYVERRFGWDCHGLPVEYEMEQELNISGKKDIEALGVDVFNEKCRSIVLRYTEEWRQVVTRMGRWVDFDNDYKTMDAHYMESIWWMFKSLWEKQLIYEGQKILPYCPRCATPLSNFETNQGYKDVQDPAITIRFKIEGEENSYILAWTTTPWTLPSNLALAVGPDIEYVKLRDGNDTYIMAASRVSAYYKKEDDYELIGQMTGMDLEGLRYEPLFPYFAHLARDGAFRVGTAEFVSTEDGTGIVHVAPGFGEDDYLLGQDLALPVVCPVDDSGCFTAEITDFAGRYVKETDSDIIARLKAEHKLVHRGTINHSYPHCWRCDSPLIYRGISTWFVHVERIKEQLLKNNDQIHWVPGHLKHGRFGKWLENARDWAISRNRYWGTPLPIWTNEDHSETVCVGSLEELEALSGHKVTDLHKHFVDNITIPAPSGNGVLTRISEVLDCWFESGSMPYAQSHYPFENKERFEACFPADFIAEGLDQTRGWFYTLMVLSTAVFDKPAFKNVVVNGLILAEDGRKMSKRLKNYPDPSYLIETYGADALRLYMIYSPVVRAEDLCFSEEGVKHALRHFLIPWWNAYSFLVTYARIDQWTPDKKVSADALSLMDRWIMSSLEDLVAEVGDAMDHYDLQRALRPFIQFIEDLTNWYIRRSRRRFWKSSNDADKLAAYQTLYTVLLELCKVAAPFVPFISDAIYQNLRTADMETSVHLCDFPQSSGAMKNDALNTQMKTVMAVVGMGRQLRSEHTLKVRQPLAAIHVVCRDADVMGQVKDLEAIIMDELNVKRVIFSHDELELVTFSAKPHFKILGPKLGPKVKMAGRIIGKLTQDDLIALVNGEGVDVVIDELPVTLTGEDVVIERLPKAHLAVASEGSLVVALETELTPELVEEGLARELVNKIQTMRKNADFDVVQRIAVWISGAPQIARAVEVHADYVKNETLTLELNMAEDVDGDAWDINGYPCLIKVAVL; from the coding sequence ATGTTGGACGCGGTTTCGAATAAAGTCGATTTTCCTAAAATGGAAAAGGATGTTCTCTCTTTCTGGGAGCAGGATGAAATTTTCAAAAAATCACTGGAGCAGCGCGTCGGATGTGAAGAATTCCTGTTTTATGACGGCCCTCCGTTTGCTACAGGCATGCCGCATTACGGTCATCTGCTGGCGGGCACCATTAAGGATATTGTTCCCCGTTATCAGACCATGCGGGGGAAATATGTGGAACGCCGTTTCGGCTGGGACTGCCATGGGTTGCCTGTCGAATATGAAATGGAACAGGAACTGAATATCAGCGGCAAGAAAGATATCGAAGCACTGGGGGTGGACGTCTTCAATGAGAAATGCCGAAGCATCGTCCTTCGCTACACCGAAGAATGGCGTCAGGTCGTTACGCGCATGGGACGCTGGGTCGATTTTGACAACGATTACAAGACCATGGATGCCCATTATATGGAATCCATCTGGTGGATGTTTAAGTCACTCTGGGAAAAACAGCTGATTTATGAAGGTCAGAAGATTCTGCCGTATTGTCCGCGCTGTGCTACACCGCTTTCCAATTTTGAAACCAATCAGGGCTATAAAGACGTTCAGGATCCAGCCATTACCATTCGCTTTAAAATCGAAGGCGAGGAAAACTCCTATATTCTGGCATGGACCACCACGCCGTGGACGCTGCCTTCCAATCTGGCACTGGCCGTGGGTCCGGATATCGAATATGTCAAACTGCGCGATGGCAATGACACCTACATCATGGCCGCATCCCGAGTCAGTGCGTATTACAAAAAAGAGGATGACTACGAACTGATCGGTCAGATGACCGGCATGGATCTGGAAGGACTTCGCTACGAACCGCTGTTTCCCTATTTTGCCCATTTAGCTCGCGACGGTGCCTTTCGTGTCGGCACCGCTGAGTTTGTTTCGACCGAAGATGGCACAGGCATTGTGCATGTGGCTCCCGGATTTGGTGAAGACGACTATCTGCTGGGACAGGATTTGGCACTGCCGGTTGTTTGTCCGGTGGATGACTCCGGCTGTTTTACGGCTGAAATCACCGATTTTGCCGGTCGGTATGTAAAAGAAACCGATTCGGATATTATCGCCCGCCTGAAAGCCGAACATAAACTGGTGCATCGCGGAACCATCAATCACAGTTATCCCCATTGCTGGCGTTGTGATTCCCCCCTGATTTATCGCGGCATTTCCACCTGGTTTGTGCATGTGGAGCGTATTAAAGAACAGTTGCTGAAAAACAACGATCAGATTCACTGGGTGCCGGGACATCTCAAACATGGCCGTTTTGGCAAATGGCTGGAAAATGCACGGGACTGGGCTATTTCACGCAATCGTTACTGGGGGACTCCACTGCCCATCTGGACCAACGAAGATCACTCTGAAACCGTATGTGTGGGATCGCTGGAAGAGCTGGAGGCGCTGTCCGGTCATAAAGTCACTGATTTACATAAACATTTTGTGGATAACATCACCATTCCCGCCCCCAGCGGCAACGGCGTACTGACCCGCATTTCTGAAGTGCTGGACTGCTGGTTTGAAAGCGGATCCATGCCCTATGCCCAGTCGCATTATCCTTTTGAAAATAAGGAGCGTTTTGAAGCCTGTTTCCCTGCAGATTTTATCGCTGAGGGCTTGGATCAGACGCGCGGATGGTTTTATACGCTGATGGTGCTTTCGACTGCTGTTTTTGATAAACCGGCCTTCAAAAACGTGGTGGTCAACGGATTGATTCTAGCGGAAGACGGACGCAAAATGAGCAAACGTCTGAAGAACTATCCGGATCCAAGCTACCTGATTGAAACCTACGGGGCCGACGCGCTTCGGCTGTATATGATCTATTCCCCGGTGGTTCGTGCGGAGGACCTGTGTTTTAGCGAAGAAGGAGTGAAACATGCCCTGCGCCATTTTCTGATTCCCTGGTGGAATGCCTACAGTTTTCTGGTTACCTATGCCCGTATTGATCAGTGGACTCCTGACAAAAAGGTGTCTGCTGACGCCTTGAGCCTCATGGATCGCTGGATTATGAGTTCTCTGGAGGATTTGGTGGCCGAAGTGGGTGATGCGATGGATCATTATGATCTGCAACGGGCGCTGCGTCCTTTTATTCAGTTTATCGAGGATTTGACGAACTGGTACATCCGTCGCAGTCGCCGCCGTTTTTGGAAGTCATCCAACGATGCGGACAAGCTCGCCGCGTACCAGACTCTTTACACGGTGCTGCTTGAATTGTGCAAAGTCGCCGCGCCCTTTGTTCCCTTTATCAGTGATGCCATCTATCAGAATCTGAGGACGGCAGACATGGAGACATCGGTTCATCTGTGCGATTTCCCGCAGAGCAGTGGTGCCATGAAAAATGATGCGTTGAATACGCAGATGAAAACCGTGATGGCTGTGGTGGGTATGGGCCGCCAGCTGCGTTCGGAACATACGCTGAAGGTACGTCAACCGCTGGCCGCGATTCATGTGGTATGCCGTGACGCCGATGTCATGGGGCAGGTTAAAGATCTGGAAGCGATCATTATGGACGAACTGAACGTAAAACGCGTGATTTTCAGTCATGATGAGTTGGAACTGGTGACCTTTTCAGCCAAACCGCATTTTAAAATACTCGGACCAAAACTCGGACCGAAAGTGAAGATGGCCGGCCGTATTATCGGGAAGCTGACGCAGGATGATCTGATTGCGCTGGTGAACGGCGAGGGTGTTGATGTGGTTATCGATGAGCTTCCGGTGACATTGACGGGCGAAGACGTCGTCATCGAACGCTTGCCCAAAGCGCATTTGGCTGTGGCTTCAGAAGGGTCTCTTGTGGTCGCTCTGGAAACGGAATTGACTCCGGAACTGGTTGAGGAGGGATTGGCCCGCGAGTTGGTCAATAAGATCCAGACCATGAGAAAGAATGCGGACTTCGATGTGGTTCAGCGTATTGCCGTCTGGATTTCGGGTGCGCCGCAAATTGCCAGAGCGGTAGAAGTTCATGCAGATTACGTTAAAAATGAGACACTTACGCTGGAATTAAATATGGCGGAAGATGTCGATGGAGACGCGTGGGACATTAATGGATATCCTTGTTTGATTAAAGTAGCTGTTCTGTGA
- a CDS encoding TraR/DksA family transcriptional regulator, with amino-acid sequence MADMTLKTAVQTNPLTDEERNALHDVLSRLRDHLVDEISYYSNNKTGSHDVSRDVSRSSDPGDQGSEATDMEMALSLVSNEHDALYEIEEALRRFDEKNYGICEECGKYIQKSRLEALPFARLCIRCKSEVEKSTLLTRGKRVFRR; translated from the coding sequence ATGGCCGATATGACATTGAAGACCGCTGTGCAGACGAATCCGTTGACCGATGAAGAGCGCAACGCGTTGCATGATGTGCTGTCCAGACTCCGTGACCATTTAGTTGATGAAATCAGCTATTACTCCAACAATAAAACAGGGTCTCATGATGTCAGTCGTGATGTGAGCCGATCCAGTGATCCCGGTGATCAGGGGAGCGAAGCGACGGATATGGAAATGGCGCTCAGCCTTGTGAGCAACGAACACGATGCGCTCTATGAAATCGAAGAAGCCCTGCGCCGCTTTGACGAAAAAAACTACGGGATTTGTGAAGAATGTGGAAAATACATTCAGAAAAGCCGTTTAGAAGCCCTGCCGTTTGCCCGTCTTTGTATTCGCTGTAAATCAGAGGTAGAAAAAAGTACTTTACTCACCAGAGGGAAACGCGTTTTCCGCCGTTGA
- the lspA gene encoding signal peptidase II, with the protein MLALFTAMAITLLDQLTKVLIRQHVVIGDLHQAIPGFMNITYLRNPGAAWGMFSGQSLMLSVLSIAVLCIMVLFRKSFLNDTSLHRIALGLLAGGIIGNLIDRVKYGAVTDFIDLHIGMHHWPSFNVADSAICVGVTIYMITVWVAESKNKKAAS; encoded by the coding sequence ATGCTTGCACTTTTTACGGCCATGGCCATCACGTTGCTGGATCAGCTGACAAAGGTTCTGATTCGGCAGCATGTTGTGATTGGCGACCTGCATCAGGCCATCCCCGGATTCATGAATATTACGTATCTCAGGAATCCCGGAGCAGCGTGGGGCATGTTCAGCGGTCAGAGCCTGATGCTTTCTGTGCTGTCCATAGCCGTATTGTGCATTATGGTGTTGTTCCGAAAAAGCTTTCTCAACGATACCTCTCTGCACCGTATTGCGTTAGGACTGCTGGCGGGAGGCATTATTGGAAACCTTATTGACCGTGTTAAATATGGTGCGGTCACGGATTTTATTGATTTGCATATTGGAATGCATCACTGGCCTTCATTTAATGTAGCGGATTCCGCTATTTGCGTGGGCGTAACGATTTATATGATTACGGTATGGGTTGCAGAATCCAAAAACAAAAAGGCAGCCAGCTAG
- a CDS encoding AI-2E family transporter: MDQQSDQAVISSINIVAAGIVIIAVILVGAVMFFAKDVFVPVLLAWILAQMLAPLMRIFSKWRIPYGLCVVLVLALLIFVFYWLGMFISASATSFIRQMPTYQEKLTAMLNDGVRLLSAHIDLSKHTGLDAEISSHINRIIGLVMQGLSNAVGLFTSLITNAMLVMIVLGFMLAGQRHVDKKISNAFNINSASRVNLVLTSISERISNYLLLQTGLSLITGILVWLSCLFLGINSAITWGALAFFLNYIPTIGSIIAAIPPIILALLQFYPNYWPAVAIAVAVLVINQVIGNIVAPKIMGDKLDISPVVLMLSLMFWGWLWGIGGAFLSVIIIAAIKIICEHIPATRFIAIMMSSSGQCSTDVPAALSTLPAHK, from the coding sequence ATGGATCAGCAGAGTGATCAGGCAGTCATATCTTCCATAAATATCGTGGCGGCGGGGATTGTTATCATTGCCGTGATACTCGTCGGTGCTGTCATGTTTTTTGCAAAAGACGTCTTTGTTCCCGTGCTGCTCGCCTGGATTCTGGCGCAAATGCTGGCACCGCTGATGCGTATCTTCTCGAAATGGCGTATCCCATACGGGTTATGCGTCGTGCTGGTTTTAGCTCTTTTGATTTTTGTTTTCTATTGGCTGGGCATGTTTATTTCGGCCAGTGCCACGTCTTTTATTCGTCAGATGCCAACGTACCAGGAAAAGCTGACCGCCATGCTTAATGATGGTGTCCGGTTGCTGTCAGCCCACATTGATTTATCCAAACATACAGGTCTGGATGCAGAAATCAGCTCGCACATAAACAGAATCATAGGGCTGGTCATGCAGGGATTAAGCAATGCTGTAGGCCTGTTTACGTCGCTGATCACCAATGCGATGCTGGTCATGATTGTTTTGGGGTTTATGCTGGCGGGCCAGCGCCATGTGGACAAGAAAATCAGCAACGCCTTCAACATCAACTCGGCATCCCGTGTTAATCTTGTGCTCACCTCGATTTCTGAACGCATTTCCAATTATCTTTTACTGCAAACGGGGTTGAGCCTGATCACGGGGATTCTGGTTTGGCTAAGCTGTCTTTTTCTCGGTATTAACAGTGCCATTACGTGGGGTGCGCTGGCCTTCTTTTTGAATTATATCCCGACCATTGGATCTATTATTGCCGCGATTCCTCCCATTATCCTGGCGTTGCTGCAGTTTTATCCGAACTATTGGCCGGCGGTGGCTATTGCCGTGGCTGTGCTGGTGATCAATCAGGTGATTGGCAACATTGTTGCGCCTAAAATCATGGGCGACAAGCTGGATATCAGCCCTGTGGTGCTCATGTTATCCCTTATGTTCTGGGGGTGGCTCTGGGGTATTGGCGGAGCCTTTCTATCGGTGATCATCATCGCGGCCATAAAGATTATCTGTGAACATATTCCGGCGACACGGTTTATCGCGATCATGATGAGCAGTTCGGGACAGTGCTCCACGGATGTTCCGGCGGCATTATCGACATTGCCCGCCCATAAATAA
- a CDS encoding valine--tRNA ligase, whose amino-acid sequence MSELPKNIDTGTIEEKWYRHWIEQGYFHGDASKGGEPYCVVIPPPNVTGILHMGHALNDTIQDVLVRSERMKGKNVVWVPGTDHAGIATQNVVERKMAKEGLTRDDIGRDKFIENVWEWKEEYGGTIINQLKKLGCSCDWERERFTMDEGLSNAVKEVFVRLYDKGLIYRGSYIINWCPRCQTALSDEESEHQQKDGKIYYVRYPMKGGKRKDDIIVATTRPETMLGDTAVAINPRDKRYEHLKGKTVVLPLLNREIPVIEDDYVDPEFGTGIVKITPAHDPNDFEIGLRHNLPQINVMNDDASMNEEAGAYAGMDRFECRKRILEDLKSLNLLEKIEDHQNAVGHCYRCNTMVEPRLSPQWFVKMKPLAEPALRAVRNNEIRFIPDRWTKVYTEWMENIRDWCISRQIWWGHRIPVFYCDACNHQWAARDVPTVCPECQSSNVRQDEDVLDTWFSSWLWPFSVFGWPDKSEDLAFYYPTKTLVTASEIIFFWVARMVMSGMEFMGDIPFSDVYIHGTVRDDSGRKMSKSLGNSIDPLTIIEKFSADALRFSLIMLTATGQDLYLSDDKFEIGRNFATKIWNAARFMQMKLGDAPMQDGFDKPVFRKEYLRSDDAHIISKLNSTIAQVNENLRRYRFNDVAKSLHEFVWHQFCDWYVESTKSAFNGEDAERLAEVGKVMHYVFSSAIRLLHPIMPFVTEELWQAMGYNALSESIMIAPWPVAFEYEEMTDIGITSSIVQYVDAKHDLIRIGRTLMADYNVKNTDVDFILKPSNENQAANALDDNASIVALLRVSSMTIDAAFEPGKPMPSALTQLGTLYMPLDGIVDVQAEMEKLKAELAKINGDLISVSKKLENMDFINKAPAKVVAIQENRKKELLEKADKVSKRISAFSES is encoded by the coding sequence ATGAGCGAACTTCCCAAGAATATTGATACCGGTACCATCGAAGAGAAATGGTACAGACACTGGATTGAACAAGGTTACTTCCATGGCGATGCATCCAAAGGCGGTGAGCCCTACTGTGTGGTCATTCCGCCCCCGAATGTGACGGGTATCCTTCACATGGGTCATGCACTGAATGACACCATTCAGGATGTACTGGTTCGCAGTGAGCGTATGAAAGGGAAAAATGTGGTCTGGGTTCCGGGAACAGACCATGCAGGTATTGCCACACAGAACGTCGTGGAACGTAAAATGGCGAAAGAGGGGCTGACACGCGATGACATCGGTCGCGATAAATTTATTGAAAATGTCTGGGAGTGGAAAGAGGAGTATGGCGGCACCATTATTAATCAGCTCAAAAAGTTGGGTTGCAGCTGTGACTGGGAACGAGAACGTTTTACCATGGACGAAGGACTGAGCAATGCAGTCAAAGAGGTCTTCGTCCGGCTGTACGATAAAGGGTTGATCTATCGTGGCTCCTATATCATTAACTGGTGTCCCCGCTGTCAGACCGCTTTGTCCGATGAGGAAAGCGAACATCAGCAGAAGGATGGAAAGATTTACTACGTACGCTATCCCATGAAGGGTGGAAAACGTAAAGACGATATTATTGTGGCGACGACCCGTCCTGAAACCATGCTGGGTGATACGGCCGTTGCTATTAATCCCCGTGATAAACGCTATGAGCACCTGAAGGGCAAAACGGTGGTTTTGCCATTGCTCAATCGCGAAATTCCGGTGATTGAAGATGATTACGTCGATCCGGAATTTGGTACGGGCATTGTCAAAATAACGCCTGCGCATGATCCCAATGACTTTGAAATCGGCTTACGGCATAACCTGCCTCAAATCAATGTCATGAATGACGATGCGTCGATGAATGAGGAGGCGGGCGCCTATGCCGGCATGGATCGCTTCGAATGCCGTAAGCGGATTCTTGAAGACTTGAAATCGTTGAATTTACTGGAAAAAATTGAAGACCATCAAAATGCGGTTGGTCACTGTTATCGCTGTAATACCATGGTGGAACCTCGTTTGTCGCCACAGTGGTTTGTGAAGATGAAACCTTTGGCGGAACCGGCACTGCGGGCAGTCCGAAACAATGAGATTCGGTTCATTCCGGATCGCTGGACAAAGGTGTATACGGAGTGGATGGAAAACATTCGTGATTGGTGTATTTCCCGTCAGATTTGGTGGGGACACCGGATTCCTGTATTTTATTGCGATGCTTGTAATCATCAGTGGGCGGCGCGCGATGTTCCGACGGTTTGTCCGGAATGCCAGAGCAGTAATGTGCGCCAGGATGAAGATGTGCTGGATACATGGTTTTCTTCCTGGTTGTGGCCGTTCAGTGTATTTGGCTGGCCTGACAAAAGCGAAGATCTGGCGTTTTATTATCCGACAAAGACCCTTGTTACGGCATCAGAAATCATTTTCTTCTGGGTGGCCCGGATGGTTATGTCCGGTATGGAATTTATGGGAGATATCCCTTTTTCCGACGTCTATATCCATGGAACCGTGCGCGATGATTCCGGCAGAAAAATGAGCAAGAGTCTCGGGAACTCCATTGACCCGCTGACCATTATTGAAAAATTCAGTGCCGATGCGTTGCGTTTCAGCCTGATTATGCTTACCGCCACGGGACAGGATTTGTACCTGTCCGATGATAAATTTGAAATCGGTCGTAATTTCGCTACGAAGATATGGAATGCCGCCCGCTTTATGCAAATGAAGCTGGGTGATGCTCCGATGCAGGATGGATTTGATAAACCGGTGTTTCGCAAGGAATATCTCCGTTCCGATGATGCGCACATCATTTCCAAGCTCAATTCGACCATTGCTCAGGTTAATGAAAATCTACGACGGTATCGTTTTAATGATGTAGCCAAATCATTGCATGAGTTTGTCTGGCATCAGTTCTGTGACTGGTACGTTGAATCGACGAAATCCGCCTTTAACGGCGAGGATGCAGAACGCCTGGCAGAAGTAGGCAAAGTGATGCACTACGTATTCAGCAGTGCCATTCGCCTGCTCCATCCGATTATGCCGTTTGTCACAGAAGAACTGTGGCAGGCCATGGGATATAATGCCCTGTCGGAAAGTATTATGATTGCGCCTTGGCCGGTGGCCTTTGAATATGAGGAAATGACGGATATCGGAATTACTTCGTCCATCGTTCAATATGTGGATGCGAAGCATGATTTGATTCGGATAGGTCGTACACTCATGGCCGACTATAATGTAAAGAATACCGATGTTGACTTCATTCTGAAGCCGAGTAACGAGAATCAGGCCGCCAATGCGCTGGATGATAATGCGTCGATCGTGGCTTTGCTGCGTGTGTCGTCCATGACCATTGACGCCGCGTTTGAACCGGGTAAACCCATGCCCAGTGCATTGACTCAGTTAGGTACGCTGTATATGCCGCTCGACGGGATCGTTGATGTTCAGGCTGAAATGGAAAAACTGAAGGCCGAACTGGCTAAAATTAACGGTGATTTGATTTCGGTGAGTAAAAAACTCGAAAATATGGATTTCATCAACAAGGCTCCGGCCAAGGTGGTGGCCATACAGGAAAACCGGAAAAAAGAGCTGCTTGAAAAGGCTGATAAGGTGAGCAAACGAATCAGTGCGTTTTCGGAATCTTAA